The Vicia villosa cultivar HV-30 ecotype Madison, WI linkage group LG1, Vvil1.0, whole genome shotgun sequence genome includes a region encoding these proteins:
- the LOC131595144 gene encoding uncharacterized protein LOC131595144: MTRRKGKAVIHNSPVKKVDVKSPSKDSVKKKSTSRGPIESRVVAKSVGVGPSKSWSKVVPKKRKARAVEESESDVDVNVHEIPLKKKPTTSNLAASVPKVPIDNVSFHFGANANWWKFMYQKRLALERELAQNARDSKDIMDFIEAVGLIKTVVHLSKCYEMLVKEFIVNLSEECTNKRSKEFRKVFVKGKCVNFSSTVIKNLLGRSDEAQLELEVFDNKVSQVTTTNQVRSGPLKGKLSTSKLSMKYAMLHKIGAANWVPTNHKSTVSSVLRRFIYVFGTKAKFDYGTYIFEQTMKHAGSYNVKGPITFPSLICDIILNQHPGILVETDSICKRESAMSFHYKLFQRTHVRDIVMTSGETSKSGSSASKAEVIAMLK, from the coding sequence ATGACTAGGAGAAAAGGCAAAGCTGTGATTCATAATTCTCCTGTGAAGAAAGTTGATGTTAAAAGCCCTTCCAAAGACTCTGTCAAGAAGAAGAGTACCTCTAGAGGACCTATAGAGAGTAGAGTTGTGGCTAAAAGTGTTGGTGTTGGTCCCTCAAAATCTTGGAGCAAGGTTGTTCCAAAGAAGAGGAAGGCAAGAGCtgttgaagaatccgagtctgaTGTTGATGTGAATGTCCATGAAATTCCATTAAAGAAGAAGCCAACAACTAGCAACCTTGCTGCCAGTGTACCTAAAGTTCCCATTGACAATGTATCCTTCCACTTTGGTGCAAATGCAAACTGGTGGAAATTTATGTATCAAAAGAGACTGGCCCTTGAGAGGGAATTGGCTCAAAATGCTCGTGACTCTAAGGACATAATGGACTTCATTGAGGCTGTTGGCCTGATAAAAACTGTTGTCCATCTGAGTAAATGCTATGAAATGCTGGTAAAAGAGTTCATAGTGAACCTTTCTGAAGAGTGTACTAACAAAAGATCTAAGGAATTCAGAAAAGTGTTTGTAAAAGGAAAATGTGTTAACTTCTCTTCCACTGTGATAAAAAACCTCTTGGGAAGGTCTGATGAAGCTCAACTTGAGCTTGAAGTCTTTGATAACAAGGTAAGCCAAGTAACCACTACAAATCAAGTCAGAAGCGGGCCTTTGAAAGGAAAATTGTCTACCAGTAAACTAAGCATGAAGTATGCAATGCTACATAAGATTGGGGCTGCTAATTGGGTGCCAACAAATCACAAGTCTACTGTCTCAAGTGTCCTTAGAAGATTTATCTATGTTTTTGGTACAAAAGCAAAGTTTGACTATGGTACCTACATTTTTGAGCAGACCATGAAGCATGCTGGTAGCTACAATGTAAAAGGACCTATAACATTTCCTTCTCTCATATGTGACATCATCTTAAACCAGCACCCTGGCATCTTGGTTGAAACTGATTCTATTTGCAAAAGGGAAAGTGCTATGTCTTTCCATTATAAATTGTTTCAGCGAACGCATGTCcgagacattgtcatgacatcGGGTGAGACATCCAAGAGTGGATCATCAGCCAGTAAGGCTGAAGTCATAGCAATGTTGAAATAG